In Paraflavitalea devenefica, the genomic window CAATTCATCTATATTCCTTTCACCGCCAAATTTGGCGGCGCTACGGGCAACTTTAATGCGCACCAGGTAGCCTACCCCAAAAAAGACTGGGTAAAACTGGGCAATGACTTTGTAGAAGGGGTACTGGGCCTGCAGCGCCAGCAATTCACCACCCAGATAGAGCATTATGATTTCCTGGCAGCCCATTTCGACGCCATGAAACGCATCAATACCATCCTCATTGATTTCTGTCGCGATACCTGGACCTATATCTCCATGGATTACTTTAAGCAACGCACCAAAGAAGGGGAAATAGGCTCTTCTGCCATGCCGCACAAAGTCAATCCGATTGATTTTGAAAATGCAGAAGGCAACCTGGGCATCGCCAATGCCCTGCTGGAACACCTGGCGGGCAAATTACCAGTGAGCCGCCTGCAGCGTGACCTGACCGATTCTACGGTGCTGCGTAATATCGGCGTTCCTTTCGCCCATATCATTCTGGCCATTAAATCCATTGAAAAAGGGTTGGACAAACTGGTACTGAATGATGAGAAGATCTATAACGACCTCGACAATAACTGGGCTGTGGTAGCAGAGGCCATACAGACCGTTTTACGGCGGGAAAACTATCCGCAGCCGTATGAGGCGCTGAAGGCGCTTACCCGTGGCAAGAACGGCATCAATAAGCAAAGCATGCACGAATTTATTGACAGCCTTAAGATATCCTCTTCTCTCAAGAAAGAATTAAAGAAGATAACTCCACATAACTATGTTGGGATCAATCCTGAGTAATCCTCAAATTTGTATTTCCACCACAACATGTTCCCCTTCCGGGTATACTGGATAAAATGATTCTTCAGTAATACTCTTATGGAAGCGGCATTCGTTTCATCGGTTTCAGCTACTATGCAGGTAACGTCGGGCCTGTTCCTGCCCCAGCCCAGCATGCCGCCCACAGCTTCTGTCATAAAGCCTTTACCCTGGTGGGCCGGCATGGTGCCATAACCGATCTCTATTTCACCATTACCGGTGGGGACGCCCTTGAATCCCAGTTCGGCCACAATGAGCCTGCTCGATTTTTCCACCACGATCCAGAAAGTATAAAAAAGGTAATTATCGGCCGTAGCATGGGCCATTCGGGGGATGGTAAATTTGGTGACCATGTCCTGCACGGCCGGCACCACGATCCTGTTATTGCACGCCAATCCCATTGATTTTTCAAACAGATCATTGGCCTGCAGGTACAGGGACAGTTGCTCCCTGTTGAGCGGAGATATCAACAAGCGGGATGTCTCTACCATAGCCTGAAGATAGCATTAGAATGCAGAATTCAGTATACAGAATCCAGCAGCTTTTGCGTGGTTTTATTCTGAATGCTGGATACTGGATACTGGATTCTTTCCCTTACACCGCCTCCTTATGGATCTCACTCGTAAAGTGAAACTCAATGTCCGGGTTATTCTGTCTTTCCGTATTCAGGAACCATTCACTTTGGGCCAGGTATACCAGGTGGCCATCTTTATCGGTAGCGATATTATTGCTCTTGAACCGGGTAAAATCGTCCAGCTTCTTAGGGTCGGCGCTGGTGATCCAGCAGGCTTTGTAATAAGGCTGTGCCCTGAACTCGCAGGAGGCGCCATATTCCTGCAGCAAACGGTATTGGATCACCTCAAACTGGAGCTCTCCCACACAACCAATGATCTTCTTATTACCGCCAAACTGGGTAAACAACTGCGCCACTCCCTCATCCGTCAACTGCAATAACCCCTTTTCCAATTGCTTGGTCTTCATGGGATCTTTATTTACCACCTCCTTAAAAATTTCAGGAGAAAAGGAAGGTATACCCGTGTAATAGAAGTTCTCTCCTTCGGTCAGGGTATCCCCGATCTTGAAATTACCGGTATCGAATAAACCGACCACATCGCCGGGGAAAGCCGCTTCGATCACGTCCTTATCCCGGGCCATGAACGTATAGGGATTGCTGAAGCGCACATCCTTATCCAGCCGCACATGGTGGAAATACTTATTGCGTTCAAACTTGCCGGAGCAAACCCGCAGGAAGGCGATACGGTCGCGGTGCTTGGGGTCCAGGTTGGCATGGATCTTAAAAATAAAGCCGGAGAACTTGTCCTCATCGGGGCAAACCTCCCGGATAGAGGTAGGACGGCAGCGTGGTATGGGAGCAATCCGGATAAAAGTATCCAGCATCTCCTTGACCCCGAAATTATTGATGGCGCTGCCAAAGAATACCGGGGCCACCTTACCCGCCATATAATCCTCTCCACTCAGTTCGCCATGTACACCGTCCACCAGCTCCACATCTTCCCGCAGCAGGGCCGCATCCTTCTCTCCCAGGCGCTCATCCAGTACGGGCTCGGCCAGGTCAGAAATGCGGATGGAATCCTCTTCTGTAGCCTTCGTATTGGCAGTAAACAACAGCAGGCCTTTATCATGCAGGTTATACACCCCTTTAAAATCCTTGCCGCTGTTGATGGGCCAGGTCATGGGGTGCAGGTGTATCTTCAGTTCTTTCTCGATCTCTTCCAGCAGGTCAAAGCGGTTCTTACCATCACGGTCCATCTTATTGATGAACACAATCACCGGGGTATCGCGCATACGGCACACTTCCATCAGGCGGCGGGTTTGTTCCTCTACCCCATTCACGCTGTCCACCACCAGGATCACGCTGTCTACCGCCGTCAGGGTGCGGTAAGTATCTTCTGCAAAGTCCTTGTGGCCCGGTGTATCCAGCAGGTTGATCAGGGTGCCCTTGTATTCAAAACTCATTACCGAGGTAGCCACAGAGATACCTCTTTGCCGCTCGATCTCCATAAAGTCGCTCGTGGCGTGCTTCTTGATCTTATTGCTTTTTACTGCACCAGCCGTTTGGATGGCGCCGCCAAACAACAGGAACTTTTCGGTCAGGGTCGTTTTACCGGCGTCGGGGTGGGAAATAATGGCAAAGGTCCGGCGCTTCTGTATCTCGTTACTATATTTCATTCAATATTTCAGGTTAAACTGATTACTAATTAATAATCAGCAATTTAATACTCAATAACTAATCTTAAATAAAAGGCATAACTGCCTGAAAAACCGGTGCAAAGGTATCGAATCGGCAGGAGATTCCAGAGCTACTCCCCGTCACCCGAAAAGATTTTATGACTGCTGATAAACCAGCTTTGCTGTATATTGTTATCCCGACAATCCCTAACCGTTACATTCTATGCCCCACCCCTTTTCTATCAGGCAACTACTGGCATGCCTTTTTATAGCCTCCTTCTCGCTGGACTCCTATTCTCAGAAAATAGTCATTGCAGATGCCCGGTTCGACGTTTCCTGCCGGCAAACCCATCAACTGATCGAGAGCAAACCCGGCGAAGTATTATTTGGTATCCGGATAGACAAAAAAGGCGATGTATACTTTACCATGAACAGCCGCGCCTGGTTTGATAAGATCTTCACCAGCTCACAGGATGGGGTCACCGCCGATCTCATAACCAAAGACCTGTACGGCTGCAACAAAACAAGCCCGTCCTACCGGCAACTGCCCAAAGGACAATACATGCAACCGGTATACCTCAACTACCTGAAACAAAACATGAAAGATGAGGGCATGGGAAATTTTGCGGTAAAGATCGGTACAGTGCCCGCCGACCTGAAAAAGAAGGCCCATGAACTGGAAGGCAACCTGGTGATCCTGAAAAACGGGGTCGTATGCTACTATACCAACTTCCTGGATATTGACCGCAGCCTCTGGGCGCTCCTGCCTATGGGACTGCATACCGATACCGTTATCAGCACCGAAAAACTGCTGGATACGACCAATGCCCAGGAACTGCTGTACACAAAAAAACTGCAATTCACTATCCCGTTTGCCAAAAGCAAGTCGGTCTACAACAAAGCCGACCTGAAGCCATTGTACGATTCCCTGCACCTGGCCGATTACCGCATCCTGAAAATGGACATACGCGCCTATTCCTCTGTAGAAGGCGCAGAAAAACTGAACCAGCAATTACAACAGGCAAGGGCTAACTCCATGATACAGGCCTTACAGCAATACCAGTCGCCCGATATACAAAAACAAGTGACAGCCACAGAGAATTGGGTGGAATTCCTGGAGGATATCCAGCGTACGCCTTTTGCCACCTTTGCCGGCCTTTCACGGGAAGCTATTAAAACCAAATTACAGGACAAAACGGTAGCAGACCAACTGGAACCCATACTGAAAAATCACCGGAAAGCGATCGTCACCATCTACCTCAATAAGAAAAGCGGACTGGAAGCGATTACTGATCAAAACCTGTCCATCCAGTTTAAAAACGCCCTGGCCCAAAAGAACATTTACAAAGCCTCTCTCATCCAGGAGGAAGTCTATGCACGCATTGCCGACAACCGGCTGCCGGAGGACTATGCCGATAAACTGGAAATACCACAGGAGAAGCAATACAGTCTCTTATTGTCAGACAGGGAAACCTATAAATACCAGCTTGGGCTGACCGGAGAAGAAGAAGCATTGGAAAACTTCAGGACCCTGTTCAAACTCGATTCGGCCAGCGGCCGCATCCGTTACAACATCTGCGCCCTCAGTTTTCAATTCTGGCAGTTCGACACCACCTTCCTGAATCCCAAAACATTCCTGCAGGACATCAATGCCCTGTACCGGTTTAAGATAGACCACCAGCTTATTAAACGCATGCTCATCAATTACCACATCCTTAGCTGCGAACACAGCATGTACCGGGGAGATTATGCAGCCAAAGACCGCTATCTGCAATACATCATTCAAAACTATGGTACCCTGCAATTAGCGGATGAAGAAGTATTGTCACTGGCCAAATACCTCTGCTTTTATGCGCAGTTCGATGAAGCGGAAAAGCTGGTCACCAAGCGCGTGCAAAGTATTGACGTCAATGAAGACCTGCTGTTCTATTACCTCAACCTGAAACTGTTCAATCCGGAGATCAATTTCAAAGCAATGCTGAAAAAAGAGATCAACAACGCCATCAACCTCAACAGGCCACGCTTTTGCCGTTTCTTTAACTCCATCAACGATGGCGGCGCCAGCTTTCAGGCGCTGGAGAACGGCTCATTAAAAGAAATTTATTGCGAACATTGCCAGGTAAAATAAGCTGGCGGGCGATTGGGTTAAAACACACTCACCGTCCAAATACGCGTAAACACCTCTTTGGCGATCAGCTTATTGATGCCTTCCTTATCGGTCAGTTGCTGATTGGCGCCTACCCCATCGGCAATGCCGCACCAGGGCTCCAGGCATACAAAATCGGCATTCTTAGCCGCCCAGATGCCGAAGAAGGGGAAACCCGGAAAATCCATCGTCAGCCCACGGGGCGTAACATCCGATTCCAGGGATATACGGGACGATTTCAGCCCTTTCAGCACCAGCGCATCCTTTTGGAACAAGGCTTTGGTCAGGGACAGCCTGTTCGTATTGGTTAATACAGGCTGTGGCGTATCCTCAATCAATCCATCCGGAGAAATGGGCCAGCGGGGCGCCTCCTCTACCTGGTCGAACAACAGGTAATAATCTTCATAACGGGTATCCGCCGCCAAAGGCATTTTAAATGCGGGATGGCCTCCCACGGAGAAATACATATCGTCTTTGCCGGTATTGGTCACTTCGTAAGTCACGGCGAGGGAACTATCCACCAGGGTATAACGCAGGCGGAATTCAAAAACAAAAGGAAATACCTTAAGGGACTCTTCATTGCTTTTAATAAGAAAGGTAACGGCGTCCGCTGCCTCGCTTTCCACGGCAAACTGCTGATCGCGGGCAAAGCCATGCCGGGACAGCGCATAAGCCTGGTCTTTGTACACATATTCATTGTTCTTCAGCGTGCCCACAATGGGAAACAATACAGGTGAATGCTTGCCCCACACCGCCGGGTCACCACCCCACATATACTCCAATGCATATTCTTTATGTACCAGGCTGGTCAGTTCGGCCCCCTTGGGATTGATCACTGCTTTAATGACTTTATTCTCAATACTAAACATGCTTCAAAATTTCGGGTTTCAAGTTCCGGGTTTCGGGTTGCTGCCGCAGTGTAACAACCTGCTTTACACTTTATTGGTTGCACCGCAAGATACGAAGGAAGGATTATGAACAAGCACACAAACAACAACTAACGCATCAGCTAAAACATCAATCAACCAGTTACACCAGAAGAACCCGAAACTTCAAACCCGGAACACGAAACCTGTAATATTTCTCCCGACTTGTCTACCAATCAAATAATTAAAGTATGACCATTGGCGGGGAACCCTTAAATTTGACTCTATGCGGCGCGTATTCGAAATATTAGGCAGCAGCCTCAACCTTACCTGGCAGGAATTCAAGTCCCACAAGATCCGCACCCTGCTCTCCCTGAGTGGGGTCGCCTTCGGCATCTTCTGTATCATTGGCGTACTGGCCGCAGTGAACAGCCTGGAATATGCCGTACAGAAAGACATCAAAGCGCTTGGCTCCAATACCGTTTATATTGACAAATGGGAATATGCCGATGGTGGCAACGACTACCCCTGGTGGAAATACGTAAAGCGGCCCGATCCGGCTTACGAAGAAATGGTCATGCTCAAGAAAAGAGTGCCGGCGGCCGCCAATGTAGCTTTCAACATCAGCACTTCCGGCAGCCTGGAGCTGGACGACAACACGGTTTCCGGCGTTAACTACTACGGCATTACAGAAGAGTTCTCCAACATTCAGCCCATAGACATACAACTGGGCCGTTACCTGCAGCAGTCCGACTTTGATTATGGCTCCAATGTATTTGTTATCGGTTACGAAGTAGCCGTCAACCTCTTTGGCAATGCTGAAAAAGCGGTAGGCAAAACCGTCAAAATGAAGGCAGGTAAAAGAGGATTGATCGTAGGGCTCATCAAAAAGCAGGGCAAAAGCATTGTAGGTGGCTGGGAATATGACAACAGTATCCTCATGCCGCTTGGCTTTATGAAAGAGATGGTACGCGAAAAATACAGCAATCCCATCATCATGGTACAGGGCAAGGAAACCGTACCTATGGAACAGTTAAAAGATGAGCTCACGGGCGCTATGCGTTCTGTGCGCAAACTGAAGCCTACCCAGGAAAATGATTTCTCCCTCAATGATATTGACGCTTTCAGCAGCTTTGCCAGTGGCATCTTCAGCAATATCAACAAAGGCGGATGGGCCATTGCTGCGCTCTCGCTGGTAGTGGGCATGTTTGGCGTAGCCAACATCATGTTCGTGACTGTACGGGAACGCACCTCACAGATCGGCCTCAAAAAAGCCATTGGCGCCAAAAGCTCTACCATACTCACCGAATTCCTGCTGGAGTCGGCCTTCCTATGTATCATGGGTGGCCTGCTGGGCTTGTCGGGCGTATTCATGCTCACCCTGCTCTCCACGGCAGCAGGATTCCCCGTTTTCATTGCGGCCGATATCTTACTGCTGGCCATCTCCATCTGCATCGTTGTAGGGGTACTGGCTGGTATCATTCCCGCTTCTATTGCCGCCCGCATGAATCCGGTGGAAGCCATCAGGTCCAAATAAGGGGCAAAGAATTACCTTTGCAGCCCTTATGAGCATTTCCATTTTGGCGATAGAGTCTTCCTGCGATGAAACCTCGGCGGCTGTTTGCCGGGACGGTATTATCTTATCCAACATCATTGCCAGCCAGAAAGTGCATGAGCAATACGGTGGCGTGGTGCCGGAGCTGGCTTCCCGGGCGCACATGCAGAACATTGTACCGGTAGTGGATAAAGCGATGCGGGATGCAGGGTGCAGTATGCAGCACCTCAATGCCATTGCCTTTACACAGGCCCCCGGCCTCATCGGTGCTTTGCTGGTAGGCGCCCAGTTTGCCAAATCCCTCTCCCTCGCCCTCAATATTCCCCTCATTGCGGTGCACCACATGCAGGCACATGTATTGGCCAACCTGATCCCAACAACGACCAATGGCCAGCCCGATCCCAAACCCTCCTTCCCCTTCCTTTGCCTCACGGTAAGTGGTGGCCATACCCAGATCGTGCTCTGCGAGTCGCCCCTCAATATGACCGTCATCGGTGAAACCATGGACGATGCAGCGGGGGAAGCATTTGATAAATCGGCCAAGATACTGGGACTACCCTATCCCGGCGGACCGCTGATAGACAAATATGCCCAACAGGGAAATCCCGACAGGTTCAGGTTTCCCGAGCCCCAGATACCCGGACTTAATTTCAGCTTCAGTGGCCTTAAAACAGCCATCCTCTATTTCCTGCAGGAAAACACGGCCGCTGATCCCCAATTTGTAGCCAAAAACCTGCCGGACATTTGCGCTTCCATCCAGCAGCGCATCATTACCATCCTCCTGAATAAACTCAAAAAAGCCGCTATTCAAACAGGGGTCAAAGACATTTGTATTGCCGGCGGCGTATCGGCCAATAGCGGACTACGCCAGACCCTGGAGCAATGGGGACAGCGGTTCAGGTGGAATACCTTTATCCCCGCATTCCAATACTGCACCGACAATGCCGCCATGATTGCCATCACAGGTTATTACAAGTACCAGGCTGGCAGCTTCAGTGACCTGGGCGTTAGTCCCACGGCCCGGGCAGAATGGAAGTAGTTAGCGGCTGATTACTCGTCGCTTTCAGGTATAATTACTTATGGCCGGTCTTGTAGGTCGTTTTACCTTTATACCATAAACTACCACCTGCAACCAATGAGCGACTATGGCCAATAGCTACTTTCAGTTTAAACAATTTACCATTCACCAGGACCAATGTGCGATGAAAGTATGCACCGATGCCTGCATACTGGGCGCCTGGTTTGCAGCCAAGCTACCCGATTACTACAATATACTTGACATTGGCAGCGGAACAGGCTTATTAATGTTGATGCTGGCGCAGCAAACCGAATCAGAAATACATGGTATTGAAATAGACCTCGCCGCTTTTAAACAACTGAAAGAAAACGTAGGACAGAACGGCTGGAAAGAAAGGCTGCGGGTATTTCCGGGTGATGCCCGTACCTACTCCTTTCCCCTGAAATACAACTTTATCATCAGCAATCCCCCCTTCTTTGAAAACGACCTTCCTTCCGATGCGGATGCGGAACAGGTAGCGAAGCACAGCAAAATGCTGAAGCTGGAGGAACTGGTACAGGCCATTGATGACAACCTGGATAGCCAGGGCAGCTTTGGTGTATTACTTCCTTTCCATCGCTGGAGCTACTTTCATGAACTGGCCACCCGCCAGGGCTTCCACCTCGTAGAACACCTGACCGTAAAACAAACACCCCGCCACACTCCTTTCCGGTCCATCTTACAATACAGCCGGCACAAAGAAAACTTTGCACCGGAATACGAGCTCATCATCCAAAAAGAAGAAGGCGGGTATACGGATGATTTTATAGAATTGCTGAAGAACTATTATTTGTATTTGTGAGATCAGCGATCGTATGCTCCGTCAAACGCCGGCATAGTCACTCAAATAATCAAAGTGTGGTGTGAGTTTTCCTTTATCCAGCATGGTGGCCCGCTGTATAACCCCCGATCCATTACGCTTGACCAGGTCTTCCAGTATATACTTAATAAGCTGTTCGCCAAAATAGCGGCTGGCATCACGGGGCAGTTCATTGGGCAGGTTACCCACCGCCATTACATCAATGCTCCCGGGCAGATAGGGCGCTGTCTTTTGTAGCGTCCGGCGGTCTACACCATATACGGGATCTGCAATCGTCTGGTCGCCGAGGTTAATGGGCACGGAACCATGTGCATCATCGGTAATATCAGCAATCGTTTGTATACGGAAAGAAGACTCACGGATGTCTTGCGCCTCAAACAGGCGGGGAATATTTTTATCCCAGTAAATACCATTCATCAGCACATCGGTTTCACGGGCATAAGGCAGAAATTTGCCCGTATATTCCTCCGGCTGCTCATGAAAATGGGCACGGTTATACGCCCCACTGGAACGATGTTGGTAAAGATCGCCTCCTTTCAGTTGGGTATATACAGGATACGTGTATTGCCGTTGCAGGTATTCATCCGGCTCCACTTCATGCACACCCATCAAGTTCATGATCTCCAGGATGCCATGCGCCACCCGTCCGCTGCCGGTTACCACGATCTTAATGGCCGGGATACGCAAACCAAAATAAGTATGGATCAGTTCATGAAAGCTCTTTTGTTCACACACCCGTACCAGGTCATAAGCGCCGGAACGTTTGCCCCAGGCCATCATACCATTGTGGGCGCCTACCACACCGGCAAAAAAACCAAAACCAATAATACGCTGACCATCCTCATGCTCCAGGCACTCATAATCAATCAGCGTGATCTGATGATTCATCATGGCGCGGAACAAAGCCTGGTTATAAGGCTGCTTTTTGCGGGTATGGGAGAAAAACAGGTAGGTTTTGCCGGGGATCAGCATACTAACAGGCACTTCCTTGATGCCAAAAAGAATATCGCAGTCATTCACGTCCTCCTTTACTTCAACCCCCGCCTGCCGGTATTCCTTGTCAGTAAAGCAACGCTGCGGGGACGATTGCACGACGATCTGTACATCACCTGAGTTCTTATGGATCCATTTACATTGAGCCGGGGTAAGGGCTACGCGGTTGTCTGAAGGTATTTTTCCTTCCCGTATCAATCCTATCCTGATCATAATTGTATCTTTGCCATGAGTTACAAATGTAATGGATACTAAATAAAACTAAACAGGCATCCTCATGTGGCGAAAAGTATGGAACATCGTGCGTAAACTCTTATTGCCCAAAAAAAGTTGCTGCAAATAGCCGCAGCCGGCCATCCTTAACGGTTCATTTGATTTTTGCCCCGCTTCAGGTAAATTCTTTCTTCCCTGTATAATAACTGATGCATCTTTAGCAGTAACAACACTGTTACTATGATGCAGCTTACTCATGAACAGGTAGCATTGATCAAAAAAAGCTGGACGGTCTTCCGCACCATGGATCCCAGGCTGGTGTGCGAGGTATTCTATGGGAAATTATTCTATGAGCATCCCTCCCTGCGACGTATGTTTCCCCGGGATATGGAGGAGCAATACAACAAACTCATGGATATGCTCAACAGGATCGTGGCACGGCTGGACCACCATGCAGACATGACGGCCGAAATACAGGCCATGGGCAAAAGGCATGCAGCCTATGGCGTAAAGCCGGAACAGTACGAACCTGTAGGAGAAGCCCTGCTCTGGACATTGGAACAGGGCCTGGGGGCCGACTGGAATGAAGAAGTAAAACAGGCCTGGCGCACCTGCTATACCCACCTGGCCACGGTGATGCTGGAAGCAGCCAAAACGCCTTAGCCCTACTACACGTCAATAAAAATAGTTGGGTGCACCCGCCGCAATATTTAATTTGAAGCCGTAATGAGAGCTACTTTATTTATCATCCTCTTTATTGTTCAAAGCCTGGCAGCGGCAGCACAATCTGCTTCGTACAACTTTCATAGGGTGACATTGAAAGATGGCCTCAGCGATGGTGTCGTATTTAATATGACGAGGGATAAATACGGCTACATCTGGCTGGGATCACAAAGTGGCCTTAACAGGTACGATGGACACCGGGTGGTGAGCTTTATCCATAACCCCAAAGACAGTTTTTCAGTTCCGCGCGACTTTGTGCATACCCTATTTTGTGATGATGCCGGCAACCTGTGGTTTGGTTATGATGATGGACTTTGCCGGTATGATTACGCCAACCGCCGGTTTGAAATAATACCCGCTACTAAAAACACAGCCGTCAATGAAATAAGGCAGGCCGGGAAAGATACCCTTTGCCTGTTAACCACAAAAGGGGTGGCTATCTTTGATACCCGGCGCGGGCAACTCAGTTTTGCCGGACCGGGCACACAGGAAGCCTGGGTAGGTCGCCCCCTCTATGAAGGATGGGTATACAAGTCGGTGCTATATGCTGCCACCCGCGAAGGTATAGGCGTATATGACATCCATACCAAACAATCCCGCATACTGTCCATGAAACCAGGTATTCGCACACCGGTAGAAAGAGTAGTCATAGACAGCAGCGGCACTCTGTGGGCATCTGCTTTTGACAAAGGAGCTTTTCTATACAAAGGCGTACAGCAGAATACTGCTTTTGAAACCATTACTGCGCATCAGTATGATAAGCACGGTACCACATTCGATGTCATCATGGACCTGTGGGTGGATCCGCACAACAGGCTTTGGATTGCCACCAACTGGAACGGGCTTATCTCCGTCAACACACAGGACAATTCTTATTTCGCCCTGACCAATAATTACCGTCTGCCCAATAGTATCCCGGATAATCGTATCAACAGGATCTATATGGACAGGCAGGGCTTTATGTGGCTGGGTACCGAAGGTACAGGCGCCGCTTATTTCCGGCCCGATTATAACCTGTTCAGCATCTTTTTTCCCGAACCGGTAAAATACCTGCGGCCGCATATATGGACAAGGGCTGTTGCGGAAGATAAAACAGGCAACCTGTGGATGGGCACCGGCGTAGGGCTCATCAAACAACCTGCCGATAATGGCCCTGCTGTTGTATTCAACCGGAATGAAGCCACCGGCAAAGGCACATTACATTCCAATTCGGTCAGGACCCTCTTATGCGATAAAGAAAACAATATCTGGATAGGCACTGCCTCCGGGCTCAACAGGTACCATACGCAACAAGGCCGCATGGAGTTCCTGGATAAAAAAGACTCCGTACCCTATACCTTTTGCTGGTCGCTCCTGCAGGACAGCCAGGAGACCATTTGGCTGGGCTGCCGGGCCGGACTGCGTTATAAACGCAAAGGAGAGAATAAGTTTCACAGCCTGCAGGGGCACCCGGTATTACATCCTTATGCCCGTTATGATGTGCGGGCATTACTGGAAGACAGCCGGGGAAACCTCTGGATAGGATTCAATGGAAAGGGATTGTTGCTGTATGAGGTAGCCGCTCAAAAAGCCACCTGGTGGGAACAGGTGGGGGAAACCGGCAATCCCATTGGCAACATCATTACCTCCATGGCAGAAGACAGGAAGGGCATCATTTGGTTCAGCAGTTACCACGGCATAGCTGCCTATGATTACCACACGGGAGCCTTTACTTCCTACAAAGACCTGCAGGCCATGGAGTCGCTGCAGATCTCCGGACTGCAGGTAGATGATGCAGACAGGCTATGGCTTTCCTCTGTAAAAGGATTGCTGATGCTGGATAAGAACAGAAGAGTATTCAAAAAATTTGGCACCCAGGATGGCCTGCCCGATATGCAGTTCAGCGACCAGGGATCTTTCCGGCTAAAAGATGGCCGCTTTGTATACGCCACTTATGATGGCTTTGTGGCATTTGATCCGCTTCAATACAAGGAAAAGAATCATTCTGACAATATCATCATCTCTTCTTTTGTGATCAGGGACGATGTCACCACTACCCTGTCCATGCTTACTGAAAAAGATTCCCTGCAACTGAAGCCTGCCCAGAACTTTTTTAGCATTGAACTGACGGCCTTTAACTATTCCAATCCCGCAGAAACCTGGTATGCTTATAAGCTGGAAGGATTTGATAAGGACTGGACCTATACCCGCAACCGGACCGCCAACTATACCAATGTGCCCGGCGGCCACTATACCTTCCGGTACAAAGCCTCTTCCGATCCCAGTGCCTGGAGTGAAAAAGAAAAGCAACTGCCCATCCATATAGCTACTGTTTTTTACAAAACACGCGTCTTTATCATCGGCGTCATCATCCTGTTGCTGGTCTTGCTTTGGGCCCTGTACCGTTACAAGACAGCTCAACAGGAAAAGTGGATGAACCTCGAAAACAAAGCACAAAGACTGGAAAAAGAAAAGGCGCAGGTACTATATGAGAACCTTAAGCAACAACTCAACCCCCACTTCCTCTT contains:
- the tsaD gene encoding tRNA (adenosine(37)-N6)-threonylcarbamoyltransferase complex transferase subunit TsaD; this encodes MSISILAIESSCDETSAAVCRDGIILSNIIASQKVHEQYGGVVPELASRAHMQNIVPVVDKAMRDAGCSMQHLNAIAFTQAPGLIGALLVGAQFAKSLSLALNIPLIAVHHMQAHVLANLIPTTTNGQPDPKPSFPFLCLTVSGGHTQIVLCESPLNMTVIGETMDDAAGEAFDKSAKILGLPYPGGPLIDKYAQQGNPDRFRFPEPQIPGLNFSFSGLKTAILYFLQENTAADPQFVAKNLPDICASIQQRIITILLNKLKKAAIQTGVKDICIAGGVSANSGLRQTLEQWGQRFRWNTFIPAFQYCTDNAAMIAITGYYKYQAGSFSDLGVSPTARAEWK
- a CDS encoding tRNA1(Val) (adenine(37)-N6)-methyltransferase → MANSYFQFKQFTIHQDQCAMKVCTDACILGAWFAAKLPDYYNILDIGSGTGLLMLMLAQQTESEIHGIEIDLAAFKQLKENVGQNGWKERLRVFPGDARTYSFPLKYNFIISNPPFFENDLPSDADAEQVAKHSKMLKLEELVQAIDDNLDSQGSFGVLLPFHRWSYFHELATRQGFHLVEHLTVKQTPRHTPFRSILQYSRHKENFAPEYELIIQKEEGGYTDDFIELLKNYYLYL
- a CDS encoding NAD(P)-dependent oxidoreductase, with amino-acid sequence MIRIGLIREGKIPSDNRVALTPAQCKWIHKNSGDVQIVVQSSPQRCFTDKEYRQAGVEVKEDVNDCDILFGIKEVPVSMLIPGKTYLFFSHTRKKQPYNQALFRAMMNHQITLIDYECLEHEDGQRIIGFGFFAGVVGAHNGMMAWGKRSGAYDLVRVCEQKSFHELIHTYFGLRIPAIKIVVTGSGRVAHGILEIMNLMGVHEVEPDEYLQRQYTYPVYTQLKGGDLYQHRSSGAYNRAHFHEQPEEYTGKFLPYARETDVLMNGIYWDKNIPRLFEAQDIRESSFRIQTIADITDDAHGSVPINLGDQTIADPVYGVDRRTLQKTAPYLPGSIDVMAVGNLPNELPRDASRYFGEQLIKYILEDLVKRNGSGVIQRATMLDKGKLTPHFDYLSDYAGV
- a CDS encoding globin domain-containing protein, with translation MMQLTHEQVALIKKSWTVFRTMDPRLVCEVFYGKLFYEHPSLRRMFPRDMEEQYNKLMDMLNRIVARLDHHADMTAEIQAMGKRHAAYGVKPEQYEPVGEALLWTLEQGLGADWNEEVKQAWRTCYTHLATVMLEAAKTP